The Alligator mississippiensis isolate rAllMis1 chromosome 3, rAllMis1, whole genome shotgun sequence DNA window AAGAGAGAAGATCACAAATGTGATGACAAACCTATTCCTATTAACTTTTTGCTGAGGTTAATGGAACTATGCCAGGTAGCCAGCACTCTGGATGATGATAGTACCAGAAGCTCTGGAGGACTTCCAGTGCCTCAGATCACCCTGGTTGGTGAAATCCAACAAAAACTAGCAAGTTTGAAATACTTAACACCTTCTTCAAGGAGGGCCAACTGCCTACATCACTATCACTTCTAGTAGTTCAGTCAATTAGCAAGGATATGATTTCAGTAGCCTTTATGTTTGGACAAGGTAAACCGATCTTTCAAATGCAGAGCGATGGGCCCCCAATACAGAACAGACTTTTGCTGTGCTTGCAGTTGTGAACAGAACTGAAACCTCTGTCCTCTTCTTGATGTGTTCATAAGTCTCAGCCACAAGATTTTGCTGACCTGCCACCTGGTTGGGGAAGCAGTGTAATGAATCTGGATCCAGTCAATATTTTCTACAGTATTAAGAGCAGGGATGAACAAGCTGTAATTTGTCTCCATGCTCTTATAGAGGGCTCCATCCTGTATTCTTTTTTTCAACAACTCTAGGAAGAACCATTAGACACCATGGACTCTAGCACCATTGGTGGGCTGGTATCACAGCCTTCACATCACTTTCTCTGAAGACAGGAGCCATGCAGGTGTCATAATGCCTATGTGAGATAAGCACACCAATGAGATGCCTTCCGTAGAGATCCAAGTGAGAGAGCAGTGAAGGCTGACAGAAAGAGGTAAATGGCTTGTGGAACTTAACAGACTATGACCCTGCCTTCCACCAATGCCATCTATCAAGACAACTAAGGAAATATTAAGCACTGGAGCACTTCTAGATTCATCCTTACTCTTGGAAACCAGGAAACAGCAATTCAGCAATGCTGATAATGACAACTTCTGCTTTCAGGAACAACTGACTAGCCTACAGTAATGCAGAAAAGAATGTGGGGTTTATAATGTGCCATGACTTATATTCATAAGCTGAGtttgagtcaacagtgtgctctggCTGCAAAATAAGCCAATAACATATCTGAGtctattaacaggagtgtcacttgtaaatcaagggaagctATTCTTCTCCATTATTAGGCACTGGTCTCACTGGTGAGGTCTCactagttttgggcaccacacttcaagaaagatatggactaattggaaagagtccagcagagcaaCCAAAATTATTAGAGAAAATAATTATGACTTAAGAGGAAAGGCTAAAACAGAAGGAacaggacaaagagcaatggtctaaaattgcagcaggggaatttttggttggatattagggagaaCATTCTAACTATGAGGGTAGTTAAGCAATGGAACAGATTATTGAGAGTGGCTGTGAAATCTCTACCCTTGGaagttttaagagcaggttagacagggatgatcctgtctttagcaggtggttggactagatgccctgtCCCTTCTGTCACTTTTTTACTCAGTCTTTAGCTATCCAGGGGACTTGACActtattagtaaaaaaaaatctaacaactTTGAGTCATGTGTATGCCTCTTCTTAGTTGGAAGCTATAATCTCTACTCTTGGGCAACTGATCAGGGCCAGCCTTGCAGCAGCCTTGCCTGAGTTACAGGGAACCCACCATATCAGGGTTCCACACCTGCCTCCTGGCAGCACATGCTAATCAAGGTCCTGGTCCTAATTCTCAATGGCCTGTGGCAGATGACCTCAAAAACTCTTCCACATCCTTGGCCTTGCAAGACCAAAGGAAATGGATCCATATAGAACAGAACTACTGGAAGCTGAGGGCAAGGTGGATTCTGTGCACGGTTTTACAAGGTGAAATGACCTACTGGGAAAGGCCACCGTATATTCCAGCCAACCACAGACTAAATGTAATACAAACCCCAGATTCCTACAAAACTTTAACTTGGCCACAATGATGGAACAATACTGGCTTTGGCGAGGTACATGATATATAATGTGATTTACACATGATATACGACACAAGTGGTCTTACCCCACTAGGTGACAGCAGAGCTCCATCCAGTTTGTTTTGGATCTCTCTTAGTTTACTTGTCCCATGGCTTGATGATACAGCAATTAATACTCTGTACATATCCCAGGtagatacatttttaaattacttcCTTTTATATGTGTCAGAGGTTCTGGATTGTGACCTACACCTATAACTGATGACATCACTCCTCTGGCACTAGAGGGAGGTATTCATAACACCTGGAGAAGAAGTCCTGCGGCTCACATTCTCATCATCCCTGTTTTCTGACTTATCTTACTAAAAACATGAGGATGCAGTTCACAGAAAAGAACCACAACAGCGCTGTCCTGCAAGCACTCAACAAGCAGAGAAAGAACAAGGAGTTCTGTGACATGGCACTCAGTGTGGATCAGCACGTCTTCTATGCCCACCTTAgtgtgctggcagctgtgtcTACCCATGTAAAAAATTTAATCTCAAGCAATGACATGAAGACAGGTGATGAACTCTTTATCATCATTGACTCAAACTTCCTGGGCCCAACTCTGGTGGAGCAACTGCTGGACTATTTCTATACTGGCAAGGTATTGGTGTCCGAGAAGAATGTGGAGGAATTGCTGAAAGGGGCTAAATATTTCAGTTCAGCGTCTCTAAGAGTCCACTGCTCTGACTACCTCCTCAGGTCCCTCAAAAACAACAACTGTCTGTGCTACCTGTTCCTAGCAAACACTTATGAGCTGAAAGAAGTGGCAAACAATGCCTATGCAGGTATCCGTGACAATTTCCATTACTGGTCAGGCCCTGAGGGCATTTCAGACCTCATGCGCTGCCCCCACCAGACCTTTGGCAAGCTCCTCAAGGATGAGGACCTTCATGTGCAAAATGAGGACCAGGCTTTCCTTGCCCTGCTTCAGTGGGTGAAACacaaaagaggagagagagagaaatatttcaaAAAATTCTTCCCCTATATCCATTTAACTGGTGTCTCAACCAAGACGCTAATGGCTGCCAGCCATGAAGTGCCACTGTTTGAGAGTCACTCTGAGTCCCTGGGTCATATAGAGACCATTTTGAGAGACAGAAAGCAAGATAGTCCTCAAAGCCTGCTACTTCTCCAAAGAAAGGGGGCCTTAATGGATTCAGTCGTGATTTTAGGAGGCCAGAAAGAGCATGGGAAATTCAATGATGGGGTTTTTGCTTACATTATTGAGGAGAACATATGGCTGAAACTAACAGAGATGCCATATAAAGCAGCTGCCCTTAGTGCAACTTCAGTAGGGAGGTACATATATGTGTCTGGAGGGACAACAGAGCAGATCTCTGGCTTAAAGACTGCATGGAGGTATGATATGGATAATAACTCCTGGACTAAACTGCCTGATCTCCCCGTAGGCCTCGTCTTCCATACCATGGTGACCTGTGGAGGAGTGGTGTACTCAGTGGGAGGCAGCTCTGCCCCAAGAAAATACATCTCTAGCATTTACAAGTATGATGAGAAGAAAGAGAAGTGGACCCTGGCTGGGAAAATGAGCATTCCAATGGATGCAACTGCATTGATCACAAAGGGAGAGAAGTTGATTTATATTGTGACAGGGAGATGCCTGGTAAATGGGCGTTTCTCCCGAGTCGGGATGGTGGATTGCTTTGACACTCAGACAGGGGAAGTGGTGCAGTACCTCACCTTCCCCATCGAATTCAATCACAAACCACTGTTGTCTTTTCAACATGAAAACATCCTAAGTGTACAGAGCCATAAACAGAGTTTGGATATCAACTTGCGGAAAATTAAAGCCAACAAAGCCACAAACACTGTCCCACTGTTGCCAAACAACTATGCCTTAGATTTATCTCATGCAGTGTGTTCTGTCGGTGACAACAAAGTATTTGTGTGCGGGGGCCTCATTTGCACAGGTGACAAACGTCCTGAAGATTATTCTGTCAATCCAAACGCCTACCTTTTAGATCAGATAACAGGGGAATGGAAAATTCTGGCTGATCCTCCAGAAGCTCTGGATTGCCCCGCTTGTTGTACAGTGAAACTGCCTTGCAAGATTCTTCGAAAAAATATAGTCAACTAATTTCGAGAATAAAAATTCCTAGCaataaaaaataattgaattGCTGATACAAACAAATGCTGCCTTACTTGTTCACTTTGCTTATCTTTTGTGACAGCAGACTGTAgtaagcagaggctgcagtgaatGTTACCATCAATGTTCCCCTCAATGGTTCTTTCATTTCACGGGTTCCTCACTCAGATTGCCAGATTTGGCATCATAACAGAaaattatttgcaacagaagtaaGTACAATACCATGAACCTGAGATTTTAGGAAGTGGTATTTACACTGAAAGAAAGAATTCCACACTGTTTTACATTTCTTGGATGAATAATTTTTATGTCTGTCATTTTGGGTCTTGGCCATGCATTGTATGCCACATTTGGGCAGGGTGACAGCTCTGGTCTATAGCACAGCATGTCAGCATCTGTCTGCAAataaagggtgcctgtacacgtgatgggggtttagtcctttgggttgcattctgtgccccctaaattgaaacagtgagtttttagTTGAAACCTCACCATTTCAATTTCCATCACTGCATATACATGATTGTCCTGCTGGCTGAAGgagcctgccacaggcagaagtggcaaggggccaaatcttttttttttcctgacagagtctgcccacctctcccacagctggggggctgTTAATCTGTGCCATTAATCTTTCACATCAGCCCTcagccatgggagaagcaggcCAGTTCcaccagaagaagaaaaaaaaggattgggccccacactgtttctgccttcagcaagctcctgcagccagcaggatgcctggggctaCCCGGAAATCGGCTGGCTTGCCCTGGGGCAGTCTGGGACGGTGGCAGAAGAGCGCCTGAGTCTGCTGGCAgtcagagaaggtggtggggatcatgcacagggctctggaagcccaggcaggctgccagctggctaGGTGCTGCTCCAGTTAGGAGGAGCCTGAACCAATGCTTCCCCAAACCCACCCGGGCTTCCACCACCTTGTGCACCATTCTCACTGCCTTCTCTGGCTTCTATCAGCACACCCAGATGCCCTCCTGCAATCTCcccgtgctgccccaggggcaagttGGGTgggctggtggccagagaaggtggcagggacagtacACAGGGTGCTGAaagcctgggcaggctcaggtgAAGCATTGGTTTGGGTGCCTGGGGTAGCACCTGGCCAGCTAGCAGCCTACcttggcttccagcaccccgtgcaacATCTCTACTGCCTTCTCCAGCCGCCAGCAAACCCTGCCGCCAGCCTGCTACCTTCCCATGCTGACCCAGGAGCAGGTCAGCCCATTCCTGAGAGGCTGCAGGTGTCCTGTAGGTCTGTGCGAAGtgactagtatttgctttggattcggatttggccaattcgggggacagtaattcaatttggtgattcaaatcactgtcccaaattgattcggctgaatctgatttgtccatcaggatgtagtttagtttgcaatgatgcaaactcatttaaaactcaCAAAACTTGGATACATATAATGTGCGATGCCATTAAACCACACATAGGGAAATTTTCGTCACTTTTACATCATGACATATACAAGGACCCAAAAGCTCTGCCTTGGTTTTCAGGGCAGTTAACAGGACTTTAGCCATGGATTTAATGGAAGTAGGAACAAGTCTGGGGAGTAGAAGACATGTTAATATTTAAATTAGGTATATTTAATAAATGGGACTGGGCaatcaaggaaaaaaatatcacaatTTAAAGACTTCTATGGTGTTGGGGACTGGTAATGACACATGGAGTACGTGACTAATGTGAGGCAGGAGTCAGCCATGACTCAGCACCCTGTTCTCTGCTGAGGATGGATGTCAACAATGGGTCTTCTTGAACTGATGTTGAAAATGCTTGACAGGCTACCACCAAGTACAAAACTGTTTTGAGCACTGTTAGAGAAAACAGGATTGGGATTTACTATGTTGGCTCAGGGAAGATTTTTGGAAGTTGGAAGAATCATTGTAGTTTTACTAATGAAGATTTTGCATGTGTTACTGAAGGGAACATATGACTGACTCCATATGGGGTATAAGTAGAGCAAGTCTCAGACCCCTAGCAGATGGTAAAATGACTGCACAATTGGGGTCTGAGTAATTTTATGCCCGATCCCAAAAATCATGCACCCTGCTCTGCCAGACATGtaggcaggggtttaggttgtagccatgttggtctaaggacataggcagacaaagttccttgggtgaatttgatatcttttattagagcaacccaaatagttggagaaaagttattaagcaagctttcgggttcaaaaacccttcatcaggctaaggaagtttcagcagttggtgtgtgctcttcctggatgaaatgaaaagaCATGTAGGCATGCATGTGACTTTTGGGAACAATATACAATTTCTCAGATCCAAATTACGCAACTGCAGACCAGGGAGCCCAGCATGGAGGATCGAATTCTCTGTGCTGGGCTCCCCATACATTGTCAATGATAGTGCAGTTAGGCACTGGGGAGCCTGTCAGTTGGTGGAGAGCAACCCTAcgtcctggtgctgggatccaGTGTTGCCTCCAGGAATCAGGTCAGGGAGAGCTGTGGTTTCCAGACTCAGGACCTGGGGTTGCCTCTGCTGCTCAGGCAGAGGAGAGACCCAGATCCCAGGTCTGGGACTGGGGGTTGTCCCCAGGGATTGGGTAAGCCCTGGATACTAGTTCCTGGTGGAAGTATGCAGCTGTGGAGTGGGGAACTCCCGAATTCCTAGCTGCATGTGTACAGGGGAGACCAGGGAGCACCCAGTTGCTCAGCTGTACGTGACCTAGCCCCATGCCACAAGTAAcatgagcagcctctgtgtgtggctcaTGGCAGACTGTGGAGGAGCCAGACAGCACAATGTTAGATACAGCAGctagcagaaagctgagcagcacatTGGGTAACAGGTATCGGAGTGGCACTtgtggagggtgcagggctaatttgtggcatgcctgccaaaaaagttggacccactagactagatgacctcctggggttctttccagtcctacttttcctTGATTCTATGGAATGCTGTCATGAATTTGGGACTTCATGTTGTCTTTTGCTGGCACTAAATTCATTAGCTCAGATTAAGAAAGTTGTTCCATGTCACTGTCCATTTACAGATTCATGGGTATTATGCTTTCTTTCTGATTGTGGgggcaaagaaaaaataaaattattcaatAGGAATTTGAGATTAGTTGCCTTCCCAAATGGAGCTCTATGTTGTAAGCCTTTTTATTCCTTATATTACAACCTTTCCTCTGAGGATCACTCACTCAGCTTGTAAAATGTACTCCAGCGATGGCTGCAAATAGCAATAAGAAAACAGAGGACATTACCTATTTCTGATGTATTCCAAGCTGATGGATGGTTTTGTAGAGACAGCTGATATGGGTTCACGTCAGCCTTTTGCATTCATTATCATGTgatataataatgataataataataataataatgatcatATGATATAATAATGATATAAGTATCTTATCTCTTTCCAATAATTGTATCAAAATGTTTTTCCAAGTATTCTTTATAGGTTCAAAAACTCTGAGAGGACGAGTTTTCGCTTTGCACCTCCATGTTTCTGCATTATTTTTGACGGGAAGTAACTACTCAAAGGGGAATTAATGGAACACTCAGTGTGAACACCAGTTTTACAGTATTTCTTGCTATTAGTAGAGTATAAATTGACCAATAAGGTCTCAAGATTTTGTTGACTTAGGTAACTCAACAATGTGTTTCAGGTTAAGGTTGTCTACCCATGTCAGAAAAGTAATGTTGCCAATCTGGCAAATAGTGCATGTAGCCCTgttggaatccaagatgaccaAAACGTGAGTTCATGGAAGCCAATATTTCAGCCCCCACTAAGATTATAAAATTTATTTGAACTTCAAAACCAACACCGTATGAAGTGAGGAGATCAATCGTAACATTTCTGTCATGGTAGCCATATTGGATTCCAAGATGGCTGACATATTAGCATGTGTGTATAGACTCAATGTAATTAAAAAACCTAGTAAACAATAATACTAAAACCTCACAAATTCTACCACTACAAAATTTCATAGCAGGCCTAGAGTACTGAAAACATTATAACTCAGGTTAGCTTACTTGTTCAAGTTATATTGAATAagataatagattttttttttttttagtttcagaaTGTGGATGTCAGGTATTAATAATATATAACTCACTGGCAATGAAACACATAAACATATGTTTGGCTCAAGGCAATAGGAAAATTTAAGTCTATTTCAATGGTAATATAATGGTAATACAACAGTATATATAACATTAATACAATAGATAACTGCAGTTGTTCAGATCTCTTCGAAGTTGCTCTTGATTTCACTGTAGTCCTATTGCTTATGTTGTTGAGGTCCTGGCAGTGAGTGGTCATGGAGGCCTCTGGATGGGTGGCTTGACATTGGTGGTGAGAAGGCCAGTGCCCTATTTGGAGGGGTGGGCCTGCACCTGGACAGCGATGGCATCAAGCACTGTAGCTTCCGCATGCCACTGTCAGAGGGAGTGATCCTTGCCTGCAACACAGTTCCTGACTGGCCGGCTCTGCTGTGGCTGTCATTGGAGGTGCCATGAGACAAGGTAAGCCTCCTCCATCCATTGGGGTTCAAAGACCTCACCTTGGGACTCACACATTATGCAGGTGCTGATCCAGGGTATGTGCTGAGGTGCTGCCTCCAGGcacctggctctggccccagaccGGGCTGCCTGGactcagtttcatagtttcatagtaggtagggttggaagggacctgagcagatcatcaagtctgaccccctgccatgggcaggaaagagtgctgggttcaaatgaccccggctacgtgtctatctaacctccttttgaagacccccagggtaggagcgagcaccttggaagttagttccagatcctagccgccctgactgtgaagtagcacttcctgatgtctaacctgaatctactctccgtcaacttatggccattattcctcgttactcctggtagtgcttgggggaacagggactctcccatagcctgctggtcccccttggccagtttgtagatggccaccagatcccctctcagccttctcttgtggaggctgaacaggctcacgtcctgtagcctccgctcataaggcctgccctgctgcccccgatcatgcgagtggctctcctctggaccctctcgatgttgtccacatccctcagaatgcccagaactggacacagtactccaactgtggcctggccaatgtcacatagagggggaggatcacctccttggacctgctcgtgatgcatctgtgaatgcatgacaaggtgcagttggccttcctgaccgtgtccccacattggcagcccaagttcatcttggagtctataatgacaccaagatccttttctgcctttgcacttacaagaagggagttccccagcctgtaggtatgctgctagttcttcccccccaggtgcaataccttgcacttgtcagtattgaatcccatcctgttctcatctgcccacccctgtaatctgtctagatctagtcgtagcctgtccctctcctccagtgtgctcacttctccccacattttagtgtcatccgcgaatttgaacaaggtgcttttcactccctcgtccaagttgctgatgatgttgaacagtgcaggccgaggaccaagccctgggggaccccactgcccacatccctccaggtcaaaaaagacccatccaccactactctctgggtgcagccctccagccaatttgcaacccacctGTGTGGGCATCGATGCCAccgtcacctaatttcttaatgagaatggggtaagagatagtgtcgaaggccttcctaaagtgcaGAAGTGACTGTGCAGCCACGGCTCCCTGGCATCTGGCCgagaggtgcaggtggctctgcttAGAGCACCCATACTACAGCCCAGGTGGCCATATGGTCCTCATCTGGGTCCAGTAGGCATGGAGCCATGGGACTGCAGCTCTCAGGGGGCATATGCtatcacaggtggcagcaggtcacagccaggtggCAGTTCCCACTGCTAGACTGCTTCAGTGAGTACAGGATGCAGGGGCTACTGTAGgtgtgggctgctgcagcagtccagctggcacagggggctaaTGACCCCAGATACCGACTGCCGGGACCTGAGATGCTCTTGCTGAGTTGCTTACCAGGTCACCTTTTTATGCTGTTGGGGCCAGCATAGGTACTGGTCCCAGCCTCCAGTTCCCcatggctgaagatccaggaggagctgggaaggcTCAGTTTGCCCAAAGCAGCACAATTTGCCCCCCACCAAAATGCACATGCATGGAGGTataaatctccagcacaaatgtgtgccactgcaagcacatgcccctgcatgtgtgaaTGCACCCATAGGGTGTGTCCCCATGAGCacctgcagtttgtggcacttcaAAGCCATTTGAGGCACTGCATATTGCATGTGGTGCACATGCACTTGTGCTCTGCACTGCTAGTTAGCAGCACGGTGGGTTTTTTTGatgctgggagatcctggtgtcaaaaaaaccactGCAAAAAAACTGGTGGGGTGTACGTGGGAGCAATGTACACTGCCAGATAAggagcctgaccagccagagTCATACTCTGACTGCCAGACAGGCTCTGAAcacctggatcaccactgctgctgccctgggaggcccccaggatccagGTAAGTTTGCTGGgcctagcccaggtgctggccccagcctcccaattCAACTTACAGCAATTTGCCGAGCATCAGAgcatgtgggcagggtgtgcctggggacaaataggTGTGCCacaattatagaatcatagggctggaatggaccttgaaggatcattgggtccaacccccaaAATAGAGATGCTgaggattgaacccaggacctcataca harbors:
- the CCIN gene encoding calicin produces the protein MRMQFTEKNHNSAVLQALNKQRKNKEFCDMALSVDQHVFYAHLSVLAAVSTHVKNLISSNDMKTGDELFIIIDSNFLGPTLVEQLLDYFYTGKVLVSEKNVEELLKGAKYFSSASLRVHCSDYLLRSLKNNNCLCYLFLANTYELKEVANNAYAGIRDNFHYWSGPEGISDLMRCPHQTFGKLLKDEDLHVQNEDQAFLALLQWVKHKRGEREKYFKKFFPYIHLTGVSTKTLMAASHEVPLFESHSESLGHIETILRDRKQDSPQSLLLLQRKGALMDSVVILGGQKEHGKFNDGVFAYIIEENIWLKLTEMPYKAAALSATSVGRYIYVSGGTTEQISGLKTAWRYDMDNNSWTKLPDLPVGLVFHTMVTCGGVVYSVGGSSAPRKYISSIYKYDEKKEKWTLAGKMSIPMDATALITKGEKLIYIVTGRCLVNGRFSRVGMVDCFDTQTGEVVQYLTFPIEFNHKPLLSFQHENILSVQSHKQSLDINLRKIKANKATNTVPLLPNNYALDLSHAVCSVGDNKVFVCGGLICTGDKRPEDYSVNPNAYLLDQITGEWKILADPPEALDCPACCTVKLPCKILRKNIVN